In Muribaculum gordoncarteri, the genomic window CCGTCAACCGTAGGACGATGACCTATGTTCAATATTGCCCTGTGGCGACTGCCGTCACTTAGGGTGGCAAATGCGGCATACACTCCGTTACCCGGCACCAATATGGAATCACCTATCGGCTCTATATTAGCAGTAGGGAAACCCAATTGACGACCAAGTTTCTTGCCGTGTATCACACGCCCCCTTATCGAGTAAGGTCGGCCAAGCAGCTCGGCCACCTTCCCCACTTCATGCTCATGCAGTAACTTCCTTACAGTCGACGAACTTACCGAAGGTGTCGCCACGCTACGATATTCATCGGCGCATATTATCTCAACACCCTCCTCGCGGCCAATCCTGATGTAGTCATCCATGTCAAGGTTCCTCTCATGTCCGAAGCGGTTGTTAAAACCCTTCACCATGGCCTTTACCGAATAACCGTCGCGCAGCATGACAATGAAGTCGCGGGCTGACATGGAGCGCAACCCGTCGTTAAAGTCCATCACCACACAATCGGCTATCCCGGCATGGGAAAGCATCTCCAGCCGGTCGTCAAGCGTCGAAAGCATCTCCACACGTGAACCGGGATTCACCACCTTGCGAGGATGATTGCGAAACGTAATCACCGTAGGCGACAATCCCATCTCGTCGCCCGCCTGACAGAGCACATCAAGGAGATGACGGTGTCCGGCATGGACTCCGTCAAACATCCCCACGGCCGCAATTCTCGGCCGCGTCCTGTCATAGGAAGTCAGCAGATTCATCCTTAAGAGTGAGTCACAACCTTTGCCGACGGAGGCAGCTGGGAGTTACGCTCTTCAACCGCTTCAACAACCGAACGCCCGAGGTCGAGGAACGCCTCACCGGTTATGCTGTCGTTCAATGCGATGGGCGAACCGCTGTCACCACCTTCACATATTGTACCAACAATAGGTATCTGCGCGAGAAGCTTCACCTTAAGCTCTTCGGAAAGCTTGACAGCTCCATCGCGGCCAAAGAGATAGTAACGCTCGTCGGGGTGAGCGGCAGGAGTGAACCATGCCATGTTTTCCACGATTCCAAGCACCGGCACATTGACCTTTTCATCGGTAAACATGGCGATACCCTTACGTGCATCGGCAAGTGCCACTTCCTGAGGCGTACTTACAATCACGACACCCGTAACGGCAAGTGTCTGCACAAGAGTAAGATGTATGTCGCTCGTTCCGGGAGGCATATCGATGAGGAAATAGTCGAGTTCGCCCCAGTTGGCTTGAGTTATGAGCTGATTCAATGCTCGCGAAGCCATTGCACCGCGCCAAAGCACGGGGCTGTTACGGTCGACAAGGAATCCGATTGAAAGCACCTTCACTCCGTACTTCTCGATTGGAACTATGAGGTCATTTCCATCGACTGTTTCCATATATATGGGCTCGTCCTCGACTCCAAACATCTTGGGAACCGAAGGCCCGAATATGTCGGCGTCAAGCAATCCCACCTTATAGCCGAGGCGCGCCAAGGCCACAGCCAGATTGCTCGCAACGGTCGACTTGCCCACTCCGCCTTTACCCGACGACACACCTATGATGTTTTTAACACCGGGAAGCGGATTCTCTCGCGGTTCGGGAGCTGTGTGACGGAATTTCACCGCAATGTTTCCCTTTATCTCAACTTCAGGCGAGATGTAGGTATTGATAGCCGTTTCGGCAGCCTTAACGAGCGACTTCACAAAGGGATCGGTCGACTTGTCGAAAATCAGTGAAAAACTCACCTTGTTACCGTCGATGCGAATGTCGTCCTCCACCATTCCAAGTTCGACGATGTTCTTGCCGTTACCCGGATAACGCACATTGGTAAGCGCGTCAAGAATAAGACGAGGGTATAATGTTTCCATATCTATGATGTTATTTTATTGTTTTATGAATCTTATTTTTCACTTTGACTCCCCTTAGGGCGCACTTCGGGATTGTTGCACAGTTCGGGACATTGAAGCTCACCGCGCGAGAAACTTCGATAAGTGTCGTGCTCTATCTCCACATCGGGCTCCTGCAACGGAGTTTCACGGTCAAGCTTCCACGCTATATACTTTATGGTAAGTCCGCGGTCGAGCCACTGCTGCTCATAGAAAGTGCGTATGCCGAGTATGTCACCGCCCACCGAAGCGTCATGATACAAGTCGTCGGTATCGGTAATCACCTCAAAACCGTTGAGCTGCGTCATCAATCGCGTATAGGTATAAAGGAAGGGGCTGTCGCTCTTAAGGTTTATCATGCCCCCATCCTTCATCACCTGCCGGTAAAGTCCGAGAAAGCGGGTTCCGGTAAGACGCTTTGTCACCTTCTTCATCTGCGGGTCAGGGAAGGTAATCCATATCTCGTCAACCTCATCGGGCGCGAAAAAGTAGGGTAGCAACTCAATGTTGGTACGCAGAAACGCGGCATTCTTCATTCCGCGTTCACGCACCTGACAGGCGCCGGTCCACATGCGGGCGCCCTTTATATCGATGCCTATGAAATTGCGGTCGGGAAACCTTTCGGCAAGTCCTACCGTGTACTCACCCTTTCCACAACCCAATTCAAGCACAATTGGGTTGTAATTATGAAAATAGTCGCGCCTCCAGCTGCCCTTCATCGGGAATCCCGACTCTTTAAGCACACCAAACGGATATTGGAACACGCAATCCATCGTGGCCATGTCGTTGAATTTCTTTAGCTTGTTCTTGCCCATGTCATATACACATTTCAAGATTTATAATGCACTTCACCGGATACAGGGCCACTATTTCGCTCCGCTGCAACTCGATGTCGTCAAAGTTCTCATTGCGACTGCGCAATATCACCTTTTCGGGATCGTCGGGATGCTTGCGCACATATTTCACTACACGAAAATCATCGGTAACCACTACATATATCTGTCCCCACAATATCGATGAAGGGTCGCTCTCGCGATCGATTGCAAGGTAACCGCCATTGCGTATGACAGGCTGCATCGACTCGCCCGACACCTTAACCACACACCAGTCACGGTTCAAGTTGGGCAGATTGATGCATCCTATAATGTTTTCGCGAGTCAGCTCACGGCTTAGAACCGTAGTTCCCGCTGCCACATCGATATTATAGACCGGCATTCCCTCCTGTGATTGACTCACAGGTCGCTCGACATCATCGGCATCGTTATCGTGAGCCGGCGACGTCTTTTCATAAGGCAACCCCATACCATCCTTAAGCCACGACTTCGACACGTTGAGATTTACGATTATCCTGTTGATCAATGCGTCACTCACCGGAAGCCTTCCGCTCAAATATTTTGACACATTGGATGCGTCGATACCGATAAGCTTGGCAAGCCCGGCCTGGGAAAGATGGTTGAGATACATCAGGTGACGTATACGCCCTATTATTCCGCCTTGAGTCTGTGATGTTTCCATAATAGTGATTTTTAACAATGCAAATTTACACATAAATTGCAAATATACAATCGCTTCTATCGTTAATATTTAGCTAAAAAATAAGTAAAAAACAGCGAAACAGCCAATTTTGAATAAATATGCTTGCTTGTGATATATATAAAGGGTAACTTTGCGCGGTTTTTCATCCCAAATAGATAATCATGTCAACATACACTGAAGACAGGCGCAAGGTAACCACCCACCGCCTTACCGAAATGAAGCAGCGCGGTGAAAAAATCGCAATGCTCACAGCCTACGACTACTCAATGGCCAAATTGATCGACGAGGCCGGAATGGATGTAATACTCGTAGGAGATTCAGCATCAAATGTAATGGCCGGCAACATAACGACACTGCCTATAACTCTTGACCAGATGATCTATCACGCCAAGTCGGTAGTAAAAGGAGTAAGCCGCGCACTTGTAGTAGTAGACCTTCCCTTCGGAAGCTATCAGGGCAACAGCAAGGAAGCTCTCGCATCAGCAGTACGCATCATGAAGGAGAGCCATGCCGAAGCCGTAAAGATGGAGGGAGGCTCCGAAATACGCGAATCAATAGAGCGTGTGTTATGCGCAGGTATCCCCGTAATGGGACACCTCGGACTGACACCTCAGTCAATCAACAAATTCGGCACCTACGCTGTGCGCGCCAAGGAAGAAGCCGAAGCCAACAAGCTGATCGAAGATGCCAAAATGCTTGAGGAGATCGGATGTTTCGCTCTCGTGCTCGAAAAGATTCCCGCCGCACTTGCCTCACGCGTAGCTCAGGAAGTGTCGATTCCCGTCATAGGCATCGGAGCCGGAGGCGGCACCGACGGTCAGGTTCTCGTAATGCACGACATGCTCGGAATCAACAAGGGCTTCTCTCCGCGATTCCTTCGCCGTTATGCCGACCTTTCAACCGTCATCAACGATGCGGTGGCATGCTACATCGACGATGTAAAGACCGGCGACTTCCCCAACTCATCGGAACAATACTAAGAGCCGGTACGACAATAAATTTTAATAAGAGCCGTAACTACACACGGCAAAAAATACGCGCAGCCTGCTGAATTGCCAGCACGCTGCGCGATTTTAATTTCTTAATTGTTTAATCCCGAGGTGAAATTATTTGCCAAGCGCATCCTTAAGCTTATCGGCACCCTGCTGAACAGCGTCGGCAGCCTTGCCCTTAATTTCCTCAGCCTTGTCGGCGGCTTTTGCCTTAACCTCATCAGCCTTAGATTCAGCTGCGGCCTTTGTTTCAGCGGCCTTGTCGGCAACTGCCTGCTGAGCCTGATCGGCGGCTGCGCTTATGCTGTCGCCAACTGCCGATGCAGCATCGTCAACCTTGCCGGGAAGTGCATCAACGCCGCTCTTCAATGTTTCAAAAGCACCTGCCAAAGAGGGCACCTTCTCCTTGATTGTGGGCTCAACCTTATCAAGGAACGCCTTGGCCTCGTCAACCTTACCCTCAGCAACAAGCTTCTGATAGTAAGCCTGAGCCTGAGCTGCGTAGGCCTTCAAGCTGTCGGGATTGGTGCAATTCTCAATCTTTGACTGCATTGAAGATGCTTCGTCCTGAACTTTCTTCTCTCCGCTACAAGCGGCAAAAACCATAGTAGCAACCACTGCTACCGAAAAAATAACCTTTTTCATTTTTCCTTAATAAAAATTTCACACTAACATAGTAACAAATTTATTGCTAAATGTTTCATAGAAATATATTTTTTGTGAAAAAAATTTGACTATGTGTGTGTGCGAAATCCTAATTTTTCACACTTTTTATATAAAGAATCCAAAATAAAATTGGTTTTACAAAAAATATGTTATATATTTGTGGTGTGAAAGTTGACCAAATCACAAAAACAAACCGTATTAAGCATAATCACATCCCTGTATACACTTTACAACATTTATTAGAGCCTTGTCGTGAGATACGGCTCTTTTTTCTTTTTTATGACCGCTCGATTTGTTGTGTGAACGATATTTAGTAACTTTGTAGTTCATAGATTGATGTAATGGACACAAACAACAATTCAGCAGTCAACGCACCCATCAAGCGCACTGTTCTCGATTATAACGATATCGTGGAGATAGCTCCACAGGCCCGCGGTCACGAAAAGCTCGTGAACCGTGTGCTTCATTGGCTCTCGGTCGACAAGGTGAACGATGTACATGACCGCTATTGCGACAAGCCCGGTCCCGAATTTGCCCGCAACCTGCTAAAGGATTTCGACATAAATCTACGCATCGACGGAAAGGAAGTACTCGACAACCTGCCCGAAGGAGCTTTCATCACTGTAAGCAACCACCCGTTTGGCGCTCTCGACGGAATATCGCTCATAGCAATGATGGGTTCGATACGCCCCTCGTTTAAAGTGATGGTGAACATGGTGCTTAACCACATATCGGCAATGAGGCCCAACTTCATAGCCGTTGACGCGCTTGCGTCGGACGATCCGGCCAAGAAAGCCGTGTCGATGAAAGGCATCAAGGAAGCCATAATGCAGGTACGCCGCGGAAATCCCATCGGATTCTTCCCCGCCGGAGCCGTAAGCAAAATCAACGGCAAGCTGCGCATCGAGGACCGCGAATGGCAACCTTCGATCATACGACTCATCCAGCAACTCAACGTGCCTGTGATACCTATATATTTCCACGGCCACAACAGCCTGTGGTTCAACATTCTCGGCATGATAAGCTGGCAACTGCGCACATTGCGCCTTCCTGCCGAAGTGTGGCGCAAATGTCACACTACAATACACGTATCGGTGGGCGACATCATAACTCCCGAGGAGCAGAAACAGCATGAATCGGTGGAAGCACTCGGAACATTCCTGAAAAGTAAAACCTACGAATTACGCGACCGTCGATGAGTTTAGTAGACATTTCAGCTGAAGTACAGCAAGCCAAGGCCCGATTCGGAATCGTTGGAAACGCTCCGGCACTCACCGCAGCAGTCCAGCGTGCGTTGCGCGTGGCCCCGATCGACCTGTCGGTGCTCATAACGGGCGAAAGCGGCACGGGAAAGGAGTTTTTTCCGCAGATAATACACCAATACGGAGCACGCAAACACTCCAAGTATATCGCCGTAAACTGCGGCGCGATACCCGAAGGCACTATCGACTCCGAGCTTTTCGGTCATGAGAAGGGAGCGTTTACCGGTGCCGTGGCATCGCGCAAAGGCTACTTTGAGGAGGCCGACGGCGGCACTATATTCCTCGACGAGGTCGCCGAACTTCCATTGACTACACAGGCCCGACTGCTGCGAGTGCTTGAAAGCGGCGAGTTCATAAAAGTGGGCTCTTCGACCGTACAGAAAACCAATATACGCATCGTGGCGGCAACCAATGTCGACATGATGAAGGCCATCGAGAAAGGACGATTCCGCGAGGACCTCTATTACCGACTCTCGACAG contains:
- a CDS encoding lysophospholipid acyltransferase family protein: MDTNNNSAVNAPIKRTVLDYNDIVEIAPQARGHEKLVNRVLHWLSVDKVNDVHDRYCDKPGPEFARNLLKDFDINLRIDGKEVLDNLPEGAFITVSNHPFGALDGISLIAMMGSIRPSFKVMVNMVLNHISAMRPNFIAVDALASDDPAKKAVSMKGIKEAIMQVRRGNPIGFFPAGAVSKINGKLRIEDREWQPSIIRLIQQLNVPVIPIYFHGHNSLWFNILGMISWQLRTLRLPAEVWRKCHTTIHVSVGDIITPEEQKQHESVEALGTFLKSKTYELRDRR
- a CDS encoding Mrp/NBP35 family ATP-binding protein; translation: METLYPRLILDALTNVRYPGNGKNIVELGMVEDDIRIDGNKVSFSLIFDKSTDPFVKSLVKAAETAINTYISPEVEIKGNIAVKFRHTAPEPRENPLPGVKNIIGVSSGKGGVGKSTVASNLAVALARLGYKVGLLDADIFGPSVPKMFGVEDEPIYMETVDGNDLIVPIEKYGVKVLSIGFLVDRNSPVLWRGAMASRALNQLITQANWGELDYFLIDMPPGTSDIHLTLVQTLAVTGVVIVSTPQEVALADARKGIAMFTDEKVNVPVLGIVENMAWFTPAAHPDERYYLFGRDGAVKLSEELKVKLLAQIPIVGTICEGGDSGSPIALNDSITGEAFLDLGRSVVEAVEERNSQLPPSAKVVTHS
- the ribF gene encoding riboflavin biosynthesis protein RibF; the encoded protein is MNLLTSYDRTRPRIAAVGMFDGVHAGHRHLLDVLCQAGDEMGLSPTVITFRNHPRKVVNPGSRVEMLSTLDDRLEMLSHAGIADCVVMDFNDGLRSMSARDFIVMLRDGYSVKAMVKGFNNRFGHERNLDMDDYIRIGREEGVEIICADEYRSVATPSVSSSTVRKLLHEHEVGKVAELLGRPYSIRGRVIHGKKLGRQLGFPTANIEPIGDSILVPGNGVYAAFATLSDGSRHRAILNIGHRPTVDGCDSPVNIEVHIIDYDGDLYGTEMRIEFMAFLRKEMRFSGLDELKAQLARDVEAANALLL
- a CDS encoding XRE family transcriptional regulator yields the protein METSQTQGGIIGRIRHLMYLNHLSQAGLAKLIGIDASNVSKYLSGRLPVSDALINRIIVNLNVSKSWLKDGMGLPYEKTSPAHDNDADDVERPVSQSQEGMPVYNIDVAAGTTVLSRELTRENIIGCINLPNLNRDWCVVKVSGESMQPVIRNGGYLAIDRESDPSSILWGQIYVVVTDDFRVVKYVRKHPDDPEKVILRSRNENFDDIELQRSEIVALYPVKCIINLEMCI
- the trmB gene encoding tRNA (guanosine(46)-N7)-methyltransferase TrmB — encoded protein: MGKNKLKKFNDMATMDCVFQYPFGVLKESGFPMKGSWRRDYFHNYNPIVLELGCGKGEYTVGLAERFPDRNFIGIDIKGARMWTGACQVRERGMKNAAFLRTNIELLPYFFAPDEVDEIWITFPDPQMKKVTKRLTGTRFLGLYRQVMKDGGMINLKSDSPFLYTYTRLMTQLNGFEVITDTDDLYHDASVGGDILGIRTFYEQQWLDRGLTIKYIAWKLDRETPLQEPDVEIEHDTYRSFSRGELQCPELCNNPEVRPKGSQSEK
- the panB gene encoding 3-methyl-2-oxobutanoate hydroxymethyltransferase → MSTYTEDRRKVTTHRLTEMKQRGEKIAMLTAYDYSMAKLIDEAGMDVILVGDSASNVMAGNITTLPITLDQMIYHAKSVVKGVSRALVVVDLPFGSYQGNSKEALASAVRIMKESHAEAVKMEGGSEIRESIERVLCAGIPVMGHLGLTPQSINKFGTYAVRAKEEAEANKLIEDAKMLEEIGCFALVLEKIPAALASRVAQEVSIPVIGIGAGGGTDGQVLVMHDMLGINKGFSPRFLRRYADLSTVINDAVACYIDDVKTGDFPNSSEQY